In the genome of Prosthecobacter algae, one region contains:
- a CDS encoding HIT domain-containing protein: MSEKTIFQKIVDREIPAPLVYEDDLVAAFNDIAPQAPIHILIVPKKLIPRVGEATAEDQATLGALLLAAGKIADKLGIKDRSQGFRLVINHGQDAGETVPHLHVHLLAGRDLAWPPG; this comes from the coding sequence ATGTCTGAAAAAACCATCTTCCAAAAGATTGTGGATCGCGAGATCCCTGCGCCGCTGGTCTATGAGGACGACCTCGTCGCCGCCTTCAACGACATCGCCCCGCAGGCCCCCATCCACATCCTCATCGTGCCGAAAAAGCTCATTCCCCGCGTGGGCGAGGCCACGGCCGAAGATCAGGCCACCCTGGGCGCGCTGCTGCTGGCCGCCGGGAAAATCGCCGACAAACTCGGCATCAAGGACCGCAGCCAGGGCTTCCGCCTGGTGATCAATCATGGCCAGGATGCTGGTGAAACGGTGCCCCACCTCCATGTTCACCTGCTGGCCGGTCGCGACCTCGCCTGGCCTCCCGGCTGA
- the nrdR gene encoding transcriptional regulator NrdR, which yields MRCPKCGSSQDKVIDSREAREGHSIRRRRECMKCNYRFTTYEIVEREELRVVKRNGARQSFDREKLMSGLRKACEKRPVKMEQLEQLVDDIANELEEEGYREIPSTVIGAKVMRRLEAIDHVAYVRYASVYRQFEDVGEFIDEIKSLGTRRVRDTTQEELFH from the coding sequence ATGCGCTGTCCTAAATGTGGTAGCTCCCAAGACAAGGTCATTGACTCACGCGAGGCACGCGAGGGCCATTCCATCCGCCGTCGGCGTGAGTGCATGAAGTGCAATTACCGCTTCACCACCTACGAGATCGTGGAGCGCGAGGAACTGCGCGTGGTGAAACGCAACGGCGCACGCCAGAGCTTCGACCGCGAAAAGCTGATGTCCGGCCTGCGCAAAGCCTGCGAAAAACGCCCCGTGAAGATGGAGCAGCTCGAGCAATTGGTGGACGACATCGCCAATGAGCTGGAAGAGGAAGGCTACCGCGAGATCCCTTCCACCGTCATCGGGGCCAAGGTCATGCGCCGCCTGGAGGCCATCGACCACGTGGCCTATGTCCGTTACGCCTCCGTTTACCGCCAGTTCGAGGACGTGGGCGAGTTTATCGACGAGATCAAATCCCTGGGCACCCGGCGCGTGCGCGATACCACCCAGGAAGAGCTTTTCCACTGA